One genomic window of Arachis stenosperma cultivar V10309 chromosome 10, arast.V10309.gnm1.PFL2, whole genome shotgun sequence includes the following:
- the LOC130954193 gene encoding protein SMALL AUXIN UP-REGULATED RNA 9-like, translated as MDPPKKSNKIKDIVRLQQILKKWRRIANSSKSSDNNNNNHSGSTSSKSIKFLKRTLSLSERDKGSSSNAVPKGYLAVCVGLELKRFVIPTVYLGHQAFHMLLREAEEEFGFEQTGVLRIPCEVSVFESVLKMVEEKDKFSAHNCGLFSVEKMMMGYCSFNQLTYSHHPQSPMCR; from the coding sequence ATGGATCCACCAAAGAAATCTAACAAGATCAAGGACATTGTCAGGCTTCAACAGATCCTCAAGAAATGGAGAAGGATTGCCAACTCTTCAAAATCAAgtgacaacaacaacaacaatcataGCGGCAGCACCAGCAGTAAAAGCATTAAGTTTCTGAAAAGGACACTTTCTTTGTCCGAGCGTGACAAAGGATCGTCAAGCAATGCGGTTCCAAAAGGCTACTTAGCTGTTTGCGTCGGACTAGAGCTCAAGAGATTTGTCATACCAACTGTATATTTGGGTCACCAAGCCTTTCACATGTTGCTAAGAGAAGCTGAAGAAGAGTTCGGGTTTGAGCAGACAGGCGTTCTGAGGATTCCTTGTGAAGTATCTGTGTTTGAGAGTGTCCTGAAGATGGTGGAGGAAAAGGACAAGTTTTCGGCTCACAATTGCGGATTATTCAGTGTAGAAAAGATGATGATGGGGTACTGCTCCTTCAATCAGCTTACTTATTCGCATCATCCTCAAAGTCCTATGTGCAGATAG
- the LOC130954194 gene encoding uncharacterized protein LOC130954194, which yields MATMFNITAITSPSLRNWGSLSSSSSSSAPMHTRVVHTKPLQCAPIQQQMVDGTIMCEPCNGKGWLLCDFCKGQKTNVRAENKRLYRRCPTCRAVGYILCSRCKVFKCVTFPNFDDSEE from the exons ATGGCGACTATGTTCAATATTACTGCAATCACATCACCATCTCTGCGAAATTGGggttccctttcttcttcttcttcatcttcagcTCCCATGCACACCCGTGTAGTTCACACGAAGCCACTTCAGTGTGCCCCTATTCAGCAACAAATG GTTGATGGCACCATAATGTGTGAGCCTTGCAATGGGAAAGGGTGGTTGTTATGTGACTTCTGCAAAGGCCAAAAGACAAATGTCAGAGCTGAAAACAAGCGCCTCTACCGTAGATGCCCTACCTGCAGAGCT GTTGGATATATCTTGTGCTCAAGGTGCAAGGTCTTTAAGTGTGTCACTTTTCCGAACTTCGACGACAGCGAGGAATGA